A genome region from Brassica oleracea var. oleracea cultivar TO1000 chromosome C2, BOL, whole genome shotgun sequence includes the following:
- the LOC106323205 gene encoding uncharacterized protein LOC106323205, translating into MAQTMRIAMVVMMILVTIECGNGMDTKDHRVCFKNCLEKCRLDDYTCQLKCEIECHLTPPSLLVASETKEDHRVCFKNCLEKCRIDDYTCQLKCEIACHLTPPSLLVASETKEDHRVCFKNCLEKCRIDDYTCQLKCEIECHLTPPSLLVDEAVMAPEQGKSDTCYRDCSNKWGLDSARMERCLKTCPTPATLF; encoded by the exons ATGGCTCAAACTATGCGTATTGCAATGGTTGTGATGATGATTTTGGTAACAATCGAGTGTGGTAATGGAATGGATACTAAAGACCACCGTGTGTGTTTCAAAAACTGCCTAGAGAAGTGCCGCTTAGATGATTACACATGTCAGTTGAAGTGTGAAATAGAGTGCCATTTAACACCACCGTCTCTTCTAGT TGCTAGTGAGACAAAAGAAGACCACCGAGTGTGTTTCAAAAATTGCTTAGAGAAGTGCCGCATAGATGATTACACATGTCAGTTGAAGTGTGAAATAGCGTGCCATTTAACACCACCGTCTCTTCTAGT TGCTAGTGAGACAAAAGAAGACCACCGAGTGTGTTTCAAAAATTGCTTAGAGAAGTGCCGCATAGATGATTACACATGTCAGTTGAAGTGTGAAATAGAGTGCCATTTAACACCACCGTCTCTTCTAGT GGATGAAGCAGTGATGGCCCCAGAACAAGGTAAAAGCGATACGTGCTACAGAGATTGTAGCAACAAATGGGGCCTTGACTCAGCTCGTATGGAACGTTGTTTGAAGACTTGCCCCACGCCTGCTACTCTCTTTTAG
- the LOC106321208 gene encoding transducin beta-like protein 3, with translation MAPQSLKKNYRCSRSLKQFYSGGPFIVSSDGSFIVCACGDAINIVEASDSSVKSTIEGESDSLTALALSPDDKLLFSAGHSRQIRVWDLETLKCIRSWKGHEGPVMGMACHASGGLLATAGADRKVLVWDVDGGFCTHYFKGHKGVVLSVLFHPDANKNILISGSDDATVRVWDLMAKNTEKKCLAILDKHFSAVSSIAPSEDGLTLLTAGRDKVVNVWDLHDYSCKTTVATYEVLEAVTTVSSGSPFASFIASLDQQSKKKKTFSQETHFITLGERGVVRIWKSEGSVCLYEQKSSDITVSSDDEESKRGFTAAAMLPSNGGLLCVTADQQFFIYSVVENVEEPELVLRKRLVGYNEEISDMKFLGDEEQFLAVATNLEEVRVYDVATMSCSYVLAGHKEVVLSLDTCVSSSGNVLVVTGSKDKTVRLWNATSQSCIGVGTGHNGDILAVAFAKKSFSFFVSGSGDRTLKVWSLDGISEDSEEPINLKTRSVVAAHDKDINSVAVARNDSLVCTGSEDRTASIWRLPDLVHVVTLKGHKRRIFSVEFSPVDQCVMTASGDKTVKIWAISDGSCLKTFEGHTSSVLRASFITDGTQFVSCGADGLLKLWNVNTSECIATYDQHEDKVWALAVGKKTEMVATGGGDAVINIWHDSTASDKEDEFRKEEETILRGQELENAVLDAEYTKAIRLAFELRRPHKVYELFAGLCKKRESDDQIVKALQGLEKEEFRLPFEYLREWNTKPNRCHIAQFVLYQTFNVLPPTEIVQVKGIGELLEGLIPYSQRHFNRMDRFVRSSFLLDYTLGEMSVIDPETETEYPKDKKIKEESNASVSAMEQESEADQKTPSRKRKSQKSKDRSSKKRLVAEAQGNIIAV, from the exons ATGGCTCCTCAGTCGCTGAAGAAGAACTATCGTTGCTCTCGATCTCTAAAGCAGTTCTACAGCGGAGGCCCTTTCATCGTTTCCTCTGACGGCTCTTTCATCGTCTGCGCATGTGGCGACGCCATCAACATCGTCGAGGCGTCGGACTCGTCGGTGAAATCGACAATCGAAGGCGAGTCGGATTCGCTCACTGCTCTGGCTCTTAGTCCTGACGATAAGCTACTCTTCTCCGCTGGACATAGTAGACAGATTCGAGTTTGGGATTTGGAGACCTTGAAATGCATTCGCTCTTGGAAG GGACATGAGGGGCCTGTGATGGGCATGGCTTGCCACGCGTCTGGTGGATTGTTAGCGACAGCTGGAGCTGATAGGAAAGTCCTTGTTTGGGATGTTGATGGTGGTTTCTGCACTCATTACTTCAAAGGTCATAAAGGAGTTGTTTTGAGTGTCTTGTTCCATCCTGATGCTAACAAAAACATC CTTATATCGGGAAGTGATGATGCAACAGTTCGTGTGTGGGATCTTATGGCAAAGAATACTGAGAAGAAGTGTCTTGCCATTTTGGATAAGCACTTTTCAGCTGTGAGTTCGATTGCTCCATCAGAGGATGGGTTGACTTTACTCACTGCTGGAAGAGATAAA GTTGTGAATGTGTGGGACCTTCATGACTATAGCTGCAAGACTACAGTTGCAACGTATGAGGTACTAGAAGCTGTGACAACAGTTTCTTCTGGGTCGCCTTTCGCTTCTTTTATAGCGTCTCTTGATCAGCAGAGTAAGAAGAAGAAAACTTTTTCTCAAGAAACGCATTTTATTACTCTTGGGGAACGTGGTGTAGTGCGAATTTGGAAGTCTGAAGG TTCAGTTTGCCTCTACGAGCAGAAGTCGTCGGATATTACTGTCAGCTCGGATGATGAGGAATCTAAAAGAGGGTTCACTGCAGCTGCTATGCTGCCTTCTAATGGTGGACTGCTTTGTGTGACTGCTGATCAGCAGTTTTTTATCTACTCCGTCGTGGAAAATGTAGAAGAACCAGAGTTAGTGCTAAGAAAGAGGCTTGTTGGATATAATGAGGAAATTTCTGATATGAAGTTCCTAGGTGATGAAGAACAGTTTCTCGCAGTAGCTACGAATCTCGAGGAG GTTCGTGTTTATGATGTTGCAACAATGTCATGTTCCTACGTATTAGCTGGCCATAAAGAAGTTGTTCTGTCCCTTGACACATGCGTATCTAGTTCTGGGAATGTTCTAGTCGTGACTGGAAGCAAAGACAAAACT GTAAGGCTATGGAATGCAACAAGCCAATCTTGCATTGGAGTTGGTACAGGTCATAATGGCGATATCTTAGCGGTTGCTTTTGCGAAGAAGTCTTTCAGTTTCTTTGTTAGCGGCAGTGG TGATCGTACACTGAAGGTGTGGAGCCTTGATGGTATCTCGGAGGACTCGGAAGAGCCCATTAATCTGAAAACTAGAAGTGTTGTCGCTGCCCATGATAAAGACATCAATTCCGTGGCTGTTGCTCGTAATGATAGCTTGGTCTGCACTGGCTCTGAG GATCGGACAGCTAGCATATGGAGGTTACCAGACTTGGTGCATGTTGTTACACTTAAAGGACATAAGAGGCGGATTTTTTCTGTTGAGTTCTCACCTGTTGATCAGTGCGTAATGACAGCATCAGGTGATAAAACAGTAAAAATTTGGGCTATATCTGACGGTTCATGCCTCAAAACATTCGAAGGTCACACCTCAAGTGTCCTTAGGGCCTCATTCATAACTGATGGCACCCAATTTGTATCCTGTG GTGCCGATGGTTTATTGAAACTTTGGAATGTGAACACTAGCGAATGCATTGCCACATATGACCAACACGAGGACAAG GTATGGGCTTTAGCTGTTGGAAAGAAAACAGAAATGGTTGCAACTGGTGGAGGCGATGCAGTAATTAATATATGGCATGATTCCACCGCTTCTGATAAAGAAGATGAATTCCGGAAAGAG GAAGAAACAATCTTGAGAGGTCAAGAGCTGGAAAACGCAGTGTTAGATGCTGAATACACTAAAGCCATAAGATTAGCATTTGAGCTTCGTAGGCCTCACAAAGTTTACGAACTCTTTGCTGGCCTCTGCAA GAAAAGAGAATCAGACGACCAGATTGTGAAAGCTCTTCAAGGACTTGAAAAAGAAGAGTTCCGTTTACCTTTTGAATATCTCAGAGAATGGAACACAAAACCAAACCGATGCCACATTGCTCAGTTTGTTCTTTACCAAACCTTCAACGTACTTCCTCCCACAGAAATAGTTCAG GTTAAAGGAATTGGAGAACTCCTGGAAGGTCTAATCCCATATTCTCAGAGACATTTCAATAGGATGGACAGATTTGTAAGAAGCAGTTTCTTGTTAGACTACACACTCGGTGAGATGTCGGTGATTGATCCAGAGACTGAGACAGAGTATCCTAAAGACAAGAAGATCAAAGAAGAGAGCAATGCTTCTGTGTCTGCAATGGAACAAGAGTCAGAAGCAGACCAAAAGACGCCTTCCAGGAAACGAAAGTCTCAGAAATCAAAAGATAGATCGAGCAAGAAGAGACTCGTTGCCGAAGCTCAGGGAAATATAATCGCAGTTTGA
- the LOC106324785 gene encoding uncharacterized protein LOC106324785: MNPVAVHRASLDCVSRFSLIRRESGGGGFSGARIVKSRGRNRRLHAVTASLITSADSFEVGRLIGSYGFMNVTSYSGLRSGDEFESTSDDFGRLKSQDIGEGAVKIRLYEGRISQGPFRGTPITFKVYPGQRAGGIEADMMAANELNAHSFLQSNKNLPANLLILVGGFETQFGEQWLAFRDGGKDSAADYARIASEKTSRARSQGAWNPYEKEVTMKRRRNFVVTILQGAMKGLAFMHANDRLHQSLGPSSIVLKYASLRVSESVSTHLSQYKQSLPYRPSCLEEGATSGALSEQLWRRATASGAFTVFEKRAFGIADDIYEAGLLFAYLAFVPFCEAGVMDSLSLQRLLENTFRLDIDAVREYCLADERLEEAVKFLDFGDRAGWELLQAMLNADHRKRPMAEAVLSHRFLNGIVK, encoded by the exons ATGAATCCGGTCGCTGTTCATCGCGCTTCCTTAGACTGCGTTTCGCGTTTCTCTTTGATCCGTCGAGAATCAGGCGGCGGCGGATTCTCCGGTGCTCGGATTGTGAAATCGCGTGGAAGGAATCGGCGGCTGCATGCGGTTACGGCGAGTTTGATCACCAGCGCCGACTCGTTCGAGGTGGGGAGGCTTATCGGAAGCTACGGATTCATGAATGTAACTAG TTATTCAGGGTTGCGGTCAGGAGATGAATTTGAATCTACATCCGATGATTTTGGGAGATTAAAATCTCAGGACATTGGAGAAGGCGCTGTTAAGATCAG ACTATACGAAGGAAGAATATCACAGGGTCCTTTTCGAGGAACACCTATCACCTTTAAG GTCTATCCCGGACAGCGTGCTGGTGGAATTGAGGCTGACATGATGGCCGCTAACGAGTTGAATGCACATTCTTTTCTCCAG AGCAATAAAAACCTACCAGCTAACCTACTTATACTTGTTGGTGGCTTTGAGACACAGTTTGGGGAACAG TGGCTGGCTTTTCGTGACGGTGGTAAAGATAGTGCAGCTGATTACGCGCGAATTGCGAGTGAAAAAACATCAAGAGCTCGCTCCCAAGGAGCATGGAATCCTTATGAAAAAGAGGTGACGATGAAACGAAGGAGAAATTTTGTCGTTACGATCCTACAAGGTGCAATGAAAGGTCTAGCTTTTATGCATGCCAATGATAGGTTACACCAAAGCCTCGGGCCCTCCTCGATTGTTCTCAAGTATGCCTCCCTTCGAGTATCTGAAAGTGTTAGCACACATCTCTCTCAATATAA ACAGAGCTTACCTTACAGGCCATCATGCTTGGAAGAAGGAGCGACCTCTGGTGCACTATCAGAGCAACTTTGGCGAAGGGCAACTGCTTCTGGCGCCTTCACAGTTTTTGAGAAGAGAGCTTTTGGGATTGCAGATGACAT ATATGAAGCCGGTCTTCTCTTTGCATACTTGGCCTTTGTTCCGTTCTGTGAAGCAGGCGTAATGGATTCTCTTTCTCTTCAG AGACTACTGGAAAACACATTCCGGCTGGATATTGATGCAGTAAGAGA GTACTGTTTAGCTGATGAACGCCTGGAAGAAGCTGTTAAGTTTCTGGATTTTGGTGATAGAGCTGGTTGGGAATTACTCCAG GCAATGTTGAACGCTGACCACAGGAAACGGCCAATGGCGGAAGCTGTTCTTAGTCACAGATTCTTGAACGGCATTGTTAAATGA
- the LOC106323203 gene encoding glutathione S-transferase T3-like, whose amino-acid sequence MSNFVDLLQSQQHTVFGYYQDSALDSSSQVPLFFTQPTEASIPSQDTPVERIQRRKWTPIDDVVLISAWLNTSKDPVVGNEQRAGDFWKRIAAYFAASPKVAACEQRESTHCKQRGQEINDLVNKFCGAYEAASRAKSSGQNENDVLKVAHEIFYNNHKKKFILEHAWKELRNDQKWCELSTSKTEGSAKRRKCDDSAQSSTSHATETTTGENEEGIIRPPGVKASKGHGKKKLASDGKDGKGLSEYQGMWNIRMQDLAMKEKLSKMKLLQSLLAKTEPLAEYEEALKKRLITELL is encoded by the coding sequence ATGTCAAACTTTGTTGACCTTCTTCAAAGTCAGCAACACACTGTCTTTGGTTATTACCAAGACAGTGCCCTCGACTCTTCCTCACAAGTCCCTCTGTTTTTCACTCAACCCACGGAAGCTTCAATCCCAAGTCAAGACACTCCTGTAGAGCGTATTCAAAGGAGGAAATGGACGCCTATTGATGATGTTGTCCTCATCAGCGCCTGGTTAAACACAAGTAAAGACCCTGTAGTTGGGAATGAGCAAAGAGCTGGTGATTTCTGGAAAAGAATAGCTGCCTACTTTGCTGCAAGTCCCAAGGTGGCAGCTTGTGAACAGAGAGAGTCTACTCATTGTAAGCAGAGAGGGCAGGAGATAAACGACCTTGTCAACAAGTTTTGTGGGGCGTATGAAGCTGCAAGTAGAGCGAAGAGTAGCGGTCAAAATGAGAATGATGTTCTCAAGGTTGCTCACGAAATCTTCTACAACAACCACAAAAAAAAATTCATCCTCGAACATGCTTGGAAGGAGCTGCGTAATGACCAGAAATGGTGCGAGCTTTCTACTAGTAAAACCGAAGGTAGTGCTAAAAGGAGGAAGTGTGATGACAGTGCACAATCTTCAACCTCTCACGCAACCGAAACCACCACTGGTGAAAACGAGGAAGGAATCATTCGTCCACCGGGTGTTAAGGCTTCAAAGGGCCATGGTAAGAAGAAGCTGGCATCAGACGGGAAGGACGGGAAGGGGCTATCTGAGTATCAAGGTATGTGGAACATTAGGATGCAGGATTTGGCTATGAAGGAGAAGTTATCAAAGATGAAGCTACTTCAGTCATTACTTGCAAAGACTGAACCGCTAGCTGAGTATGAAGAGGCTCTGAAGAAGAGGCTGATTACTGAGTTGCTCTAA
- the LOC106327821 gene encoding LOW QUALITY PROTEIN: syntaxin-21 (The sequence of the model RefSeq protein was modified relative to this genomic sequence to represent the inferred CDS: inserted 4 bases in 2 codons; substituted 1 base at 1 genomic stop codon), producing the protein MSFQDLEAGSRFQAXSSXGRQQKPPSRGDPSQEVAAGVFRISTAVNSFFRLVNSIGTPKDTLDLRDKLQKTSLQISELVKHXARLKEASEADHHGAASPIKKIADAKLAKDFQSVLKEFQKAQRLAAEREITYTPVVTTRDIPTSYNAQELDIESLRTSTSPQQTRLLQSRQEVVFLDNEITFNEAIIEEREQGIREIQEQIGEVNEIFKDLAVLVNDQGVMIDDISSNIDNSQAATAQATAQLRKASKTQRANSSLTCLLILIFGIVLLIVIIVVLV; encoded by the exons ATGAGTTTCCAAGATCTGGAAGCTGGCTCTCGATTTCAGGCCTGATCATC TGGGAGGCAGCAGAAACCTCCGTCTCGTGGGGATCCGTCTCAGGAGGTAGCCGCCGGGGTTTTCAGGATCAGCACCGCTGTTAATTCCTTCTTCCGCCTCGTTAATTCCATCGGAACTCCTAAGGATACTCTTGATTTGCGAGATAAGCT GCAAAAGACAAG CCTACAGATATCAGAACTGGTGAAACA AGCTAGACTCAAGGAAGCTAGTGAAGCCGACCACCATGGAGCAGCTTCT CCAATTAAGAAGATTGCAGATGCTAAACTGGCAAAAGATTTCCAGTCAGTTCTCAAAGAGTTTCAGAAAGCTCAGAGACTTGCAGCTGAAAGAGAAATTACATATACTCCTGTCGTCACAACAAGAGATATACCTACCAG CTATAATGCACAGGAGCTGGATATTGAATCTTTAAGGACCTCGACCTCCCCGCAACAAACTCGTCTTCTACAATCAAG GCAAGAAGTAGTGTTTCTAGATAACGAGATAACATTCAATGAAGCAATAATCGAGGAAAGAGAGCAAGGAATTAGAGAAATTCAAGAACAGATTGGTGAAGTGAATGAAATCTTCAAAGATCTAGCTGTTTTAGTGAACGATCAAGGAGTTATGATCG ATGACATCAGCTCTAACATTGATAACTCACAAGCTGCAACTGCACAAGCCACTGCTCAACTCAGAAAAGCATCTAAAACTCAAAGAGCAAACTCATCTTTG ACATGCCTTCTTATTCTCATTTTTGGGATTGTTCTACTCATTGTCATCATCGTTGTATTGGTCTGA
- the LOC106323204 gene encoding vacuolar amino acid transporter 1: protein MSGTKVCIACVEENKLCECHHENPVKELGLSHEASENSSVLHSVINMVGMLIGLGQLSMPYAVESGGWISIFLLISLGVLTTYTSHILGNCLRRNPKSKSYSDIGYSAFGRHGHLLASLFIYLEIFMALVSYTISLHDNIAAAFPATFTNLHNGSFPAAKLTAVAVAIALPSLWIRNLSSISFLSSGGILMSAVIFMSVVYTAVFGGVLDDGRIPVLRLRNIPTVSGVYLFGFGGHIVFPNLYTSMKDPSKFTKVSIVSFATVTALYTALAITGAKMFGPNINPQVTLSLPKHLLVTKIALWATVLTPMTKYALEFAPLAIQLERSLPLTMSDRTKLVTRGLVGSTLLLVILALALTVPYFGYVLSLTGSLVSVTIAVILPCAFYVKICRDGMSKFTRAANVVFVVFGCVLGVLGSFDSSKLLVNKLVRVHGN from the exons ATGTCGGGAACGAAGGTCTGTATTGCGTGTGTTGAGGAAAACAAACTGTGTGAATGTCACCACGAAAACCCGGTTAAAGAGTTGGGTTTGAGTCATGAGGCGTCTGAGAATAGTTCTGTTCTTCATTCGGTTATCAACATGGTTGGTATGCTCATTG GACTAGGCCAACTATCAATGCCATACGCCGTGGAAAGTGGCGGTTGGATCTCAATCTTCCTCCTAATATCCCTCGGAGTTCTCACCACTTACACCTCCCACATCCTCGGAAACTGTCTCCGCCGCAACCCCAAGTCCAAATCCTACTCCGACATCGGCTACTCCGCCTTCGGCCGCCACGGCCACCTCCTCGCCTCACTCTTCATCTACCTCGAAATCTTCATGGCTTTAGTCTCTTACACCATCTCCCTCCACGACAACATCGCTGCAGCTTTTCCCGCCACATTCACCAACCTCCACAACGGTTCTTTCCCCGCGGCGAAGCTGACGGCGGTGGCCGTGGCGATCGCTTTGCCGAGTCTGTGGATAAGGAATTTGTCCTCGATCTCGTTTCTTTCTTCCGGTGGGATTCTTATGTCAGCGGTTATATTTATGTCGGTGGTTTACACGGCCGTGTTTGGAGGCGTTCTTGACGATGGGAGGATTCCGGTGCTCCGGTTAAGGAATATTCCGACGGTTTCGGGAGTTTATTTGTTCGGGTTCGGTGGACACATCGTATTTCCTAATCTGTATACTTCCATGAAAGATCCCTCCAAATTTACAAAG GTATCGATCGTAAGCTTTGCTACGGTGACGGCTCTGTACACGGCATTAGCAATCACAGGAGCGAAGATGTTCGGACCAAACATAAATCCCCAAGTTACCCTCAGTCTTCCAAAACACCTACTTGTAACCAAGATCGCTCTTTGGGCCACTGTACTTACCCCAATGACCAAATACGCTCTAGAGTTCGCTCCTTTAGCCATCCAGCTTGAACGCAGCCTTCCTTTGACCATGTCCGATCGCACCAAGCTCGTGACTCGTGGTCTTGTGGGATCCACTCTGCTACTAGTAATTCTCGCGTTGGCTTTAACCGTGCCTTATTTCGGTTATGTTTTGAGCCTCACGGGCTCCTTGGTTAGCGTCACCATCGCCGTTATATTACCATGTGCTTTCTACGTGAAGATATGCAGGGACGGGATGTCGAAGTTCACAAGAGCCGCGAATGTTGTGTTTGTTGTTTTTGGTTGCGTTCTTGGAGTTTTGGGATCGTTTGATTCGTCCAAGTTGCTTGTGAATAAGCTCGTTCGCGTTCATGGAAATTGA
- the LOC106327820 gene encoding heat stress transcription factor A-1b yields the protein MEPVQSVPSENSNPPSIPPPVSSVPPFLSKTYDMVDDPSTNEVVSWSSGNNSFVVWNVPEFSKVLLPKHFKHNNFSSFVRQLNTYGFRKVDPDQWEFANEGFLRGQKQLLKGIVRRKPQNQQQTQVKNSSAGACVEVGKFGIEEEVERLKHDKNVLMQELVRLSQQQQATEHQLQNVGQKVQVMEQRQQQTMSFLAKAVQSPGFLNQLVQQNSDCNKHIQGSNKKRRLPGDEEESCGELNRQIVKYQPSLNEAAQTMLGQILNRSSSTRCESVSNNPDSFLLDDAHSTNSAHSTMNQVHEAGLVDHPQAVPSPSQGVAAAASSWSPESELVGFETGDGVCFDPIMAALGGSLEIESDEVSRVGEGEMTELQNEVPKLPGVQDSLWEQFFADEIGEGDDILSGAVENGDMVMEQEPNEWKQQEMNHLSEQMELLSSETRN from the exons ATGGAACCGGTTCAATCCGTACCGTCTGAGAACTCAAACCCGCCGTCTATCCCTCCGCCGGTGAGCTCAGTGCCGCCCTTTTTGAGCAAAACCTACGACATGGTTGATGACCCTTCGACCAATGAGGTCGTGTCCTGGAGCAGCGGGAACAACAGCTTCGTCGTCTGGAACGTGCCTGAGTTCTCCAAAGTGCTATTGCCTAAGCATTTCAAGCACAATAATTTCTCCAGCTTCGTTAGGCAGTTAAATACATAC GGATTCAGAAAAGTTGATCCAGATCAATGGGAATTTGCAAATGAAGGATTTTTAAGAGGCCAAAAACAACTACTGAAGGGTATTGTAAGGAGAAAGCCTCAGAATCAGCAACAAACTCAAGTTAAGAACTCATCTGCTGGCGCTTGTGTGGAGGTGGGGAAGTTTGGAATAGAAGAAGAAGTGGAAAGACTCAAGCATGACAAGAACGTGCTTATGCAAGAGCTTGTGAGGCTGAGTCAGCAGCAACAAGCAACCGAGCACCAGCTGCAGAACGTGGGACAGAAAGTTCAGGTGATGGAGCAGAGGCAACAACAAACGATGTCGTTTCTGGCAAAGGCGGTTCAGAGTCCAGGTTTCTTAAACCAGTTGGTGCAGCAGAATAGTGATTGTAACAAACATATTCAGGGAAGCAACAAAAAGAGGAGACTTCCGGGAGATGAAGAGGAGAGTTGTGGAGAGCTTAACCGTCAAATTGTTAAGTATCAGCCGTCCTTAAACGAAGCAGCACAAACTATGCTTGGACAGATCTTGAACAGGAGTAGCTCAACTCGGTGTGAATCGGTTTCAAACAATCCTGACAGTTTCCTGTTGGATGATGCTCACAGTACTAACTCAGCTCACTCAACAATGAATCAAGTACATGAGGCAGGTTTGGTGGATCATCCTCAAGCTGTTCCAAGTCCAAGCCAAGGAGTAGCAGCAGCTGCATCTTCTTGGAGCCCTGAATCTGAATTAGTTGGGTTCGAGACAGGTGATGGAGTGTGTTTCGATCCAATAATGGCTGCTTTAGGTGGCTCGCTGGAAATAGAAAGCGATGAAGTTTCTCGTGTAGGTGAGGGAGAGATGACTGAGTTACAGAACGAGGTCCCGAAGCTGCCAGGAGTCCAAGATTCATTATGGGAACAGTTCTTTGCTGATGAGATCGGTGAGGGAGACGACATTCTTTCTGGAGCAGTGGAGAATGGTGACATGGTAATGGAGCAAGAACCGAACGAGTGGAAGCAACAAGAAATGAACCATCTTAGTGAACAAATGGAACTTCTTTCTTCAGAAACAAGGAACTGA